The stretch of DNA AAATGAAATTCCTCCAAATGAGCTGATGAATAGTAATCCCCACAGAAAGTTCGAGTTTCTTTTGAAGGAACTagttttttgtaaaaaataagAAACTCCTTGAACAAGTTTTGTAGACagataaaacaataaaaaaattgtcgtCAGCATTAAATCAAAACATGTCCACTTTGAAACATCCTTTAACAATGATTTCCTTCTCCACGGCTTGCATTTAAAGTTTTTATTACATAATCCTAACGGGTCTATGAGTGCATTTAAAAGCTGCCAACACGGATGACTTCCCTGGCAGATGCTTCCATAGTGGAATTCACATGTCCTCTTATTCTCTTGACAATCCAAACAAGGTGACCAGAGCTCATACAAGACTCCTTCAGTCATAATTTCACTCCGTAATTACTTCTGTTAAGTAGTCTTGCTTGATCTGAATTCTCCATCAGTAAATTTAAACAGCTGTTACGAGGAAAGAAACAGCAGAGCTTTAGACATCATAATTCACTTGATGTGGGGTAAAAAGTATTAATAATCTTAATTTCAGATTAAGTTTACATAAATATCTTTGGTTGTTTCGTTGGAAGTccaccgttttttttttttgcagattaTTAAGTTAAGAACTTCGCTCTCTTCGATGGTAACGTTcactttttgtttgttatttagcTTTGATACGACAGTTGACAGACCTGCTGTGGTTTTTTTTGTGATAACATTTAAGCTTACTTTGGGCGTGTGCAACTTCATTCATTTGACAAACTTAGAGAAAAGTAAGGAGTATTTGTTAAAGTATAAAATATCAAAGTGACATCGGCTATCGAGTTTCGTTTCCTTGTTTTCATGGTTACAGATGCAAATTAgacaatgaaataaacaaaagctCAACGGCAGATTTTTCTATCACAAAGTCGAGTTCGCTTGGAAAACTGTTATAAaataaatgaccaaattcaCTTTGTTTCTACGAGTATTATAACATTAAGGATAAAAAAACCGTTCTTTATCGATATCAGGGATTATTTGCCCTACTTGAAATATAAACGAGCATCAATATATAAGTTTATTTGAGCTGAAAATTATCGTTGGAAGCGAGAATGGGGGTAAATGGGCCTTAAACCGCCTTCCATTCGCACGGAAATTCGCAAAATAAATTGTTAAAAATTGCAATGCAGcatccttttttaaaaattaaaaaaaacaatctgCAAGCGGAATGAAACCGAGAagagaaatgaaagaaaaccaactGAGAACAGCTGAAATCCACGATTTAAGATTAAGATTTAAGCTTGTCAAATTTCTCACCTCTGATTTTCCTTCATCAACATAAAGTCATCTTTGAAAGTACCATTTTACTTTTCAATAGCGTTTGGCCAGGTATCTATTCTTTCTATGGATATTCGTCCAAAGCTGTAATAAGCCGTTCGAGGTTCGAGTAAGTGTGATCGCTTCACACTTCTACTCGTAGCGTCGTTCCATCATTCGGTTACCGAGGTCTCGAAGCATTTTTCGAACTCACGTCACATTCCAAATTTGGATGTAAAGCATCTATTGTTTGATTTGATATGAAAATCAATACCCCTGGATTGGATCATTGGAATGGTTTTGAACTTTTTAGATATatatgttatatatatatatatatatatatatatatatatatatatatgttgcaTCTGTCCCGCGTTAATAAAGgcttatcatttttttatcattagaaCTTAATCAGCTAAAACAACGTTCTATTCTAATTATGGCAGTTTTGGTCAACAATCTAATTCTACATCCTCTTGGTTGTAGTTTAAGCAAAAAACATATTCATACCCGTGAGATAAGATGTAAAAAATCTGCTTTTATTGATAAGAACCAcaaatttcatattttttgagaaataccTTATGGCTAATGCAATCTTCGAATCTAAGTATCAGAGGCCTTCTTGTCTTTTCAGCCTGCCATAATAACCTCTTTTCCAATAATTTTTGATTAAATCACGGCATTCAGTttaccagtttaccagtttcagcacttggactccttcaatttgactactgtctgttttactgttatgtggtctcatcgaccAGTTGTCCATTtagaagattacgccaagccgaccacattgctgaaggaaaggacAGACGACAACACCgcgaactacatgccctactcttttccaCTACTGTGTGGGATCTtcaacgtcccacagagtttatgaacattgaagggttgtgagacggggcctacggtttatagtccttatccgagaagacttgaaagtcttaccatttgagggtgtaattacaaaggcagcactttctcctcagttattttttaagaccctgagtgttggtccggacggagtcaaactcacgacctcccgcatggcagcctgatgctcaaccaactgagccatcggtgcgcagtattcatgttttcaagctTTACAAAAAATACTGCTACCTCTTGTTACAATATTCCAAAACAGCAACAGAAAGCACTAGGGGTTGACCTTTCAATACTAACTAAGTTTCCCTCAGCTTTTTAGTTTATAAAATGTACcataaatactaaaataaaagCCATGCTTCCAGTAAACCCTCCTTGGAAGAAGCATTAGATCAGAAATTCAATTGCTGCGCATGTCCAGGAGGGACTGCCACCCACCCTTCAAATGcctaaaagaatattttataaagAATGTGTTGAAAGATGATGAGGCCTGCAATCTTTTCTGCCATATTCTTGAAAACTCTTGTCTTGTCATTTGCAGTTTTTCAAAAGAATGGCAGTGCTTTCTCAGTTATTATCTTAGCCTACAGCTGTATGTGTAGCCACACCCTTCCCCCGCGAACAAAAAATGGGgggagggtacggctacacCTAGGCCATTATTCTCTCAGTGTTGGCCTGGTTGGGAATTAAACCCCAGGAGACTGGTACTTCCTTCCTCTTCTCTTTCCTGAAATTTCatcaataattaaataaaagctTATCCCTCTTATCATTTATCCAATTTGTATCATGCACGTCCTAAATTTGATGTATATCATCCTCAGGAGGAGAGACAAGTAGGATCTGTATGTCCATCACGTTAGTTCCAGTGAGACCTGTAACAAGGTGATCCCTCCCATTTTTGAACTTCgaataaaatgaataagaatCGTTATTTTGCAGAAATCCTTCAGGGTCAAGTCCATCATTTAACGCTTCGGTAACTTGGTGCAAGTCAGCCATTGCTCCAGCTGCTAGAGTTGGGCCATCTTGCCCATCAGTACCGGCACTAAGAAGGACTAAACCACCTTTACTTTTGTTATCAGATTTACTTCCAAAATCCTTAAATTTTTTCTCCACAGCTATAGCTAACGCAAGAGCCATTTCCTGATTGCGGCCTCCGGTTCCTTTCCCTTTCAATGTCACAGTAGTTTCCCCTGCTGCAATGATGCACACAGGTTTATTAGAGTTCCGAGCACTCATCACGCCATTGACTATGTCGTCAGTCAATAAAGCTTCACTGATGGGTGAGATTTGGGGCACATTGCCATTCCAAGCCAGCTGAGCAAGATCAGAAAACATACAGCCAACATCTCTTGCCTCGCCGCTTAATGTCGTTGATAACACAATAGGTGCATACTCAAGTTCTTTGGCCCTTTTGAGTGCAGCCTCCACAGCAAACCTATTGCTTCCCACAATAACGTTTTGAACATGGGAAAACACATCAAGTTCAGTACAGCCTCCACTTTGTTCTGCTTGCGTCAGATACTTAATGACAGCATCAGGAATCTTCTTTTTTGCATTCAGCTTTTTGATAACATCTAGACAGTCTCCTGGTGTTGATGGGTCTGGAACAGTTGGGCCACTTGCAATTATATCAAGAGGATCACCTATCACATCAGAAAGAATGAGCGACACAACCTAGAACAGTAACAGAACAGTGTGCCATGAAATTTCTTGTAGAACATACTATCAGATACTTTTCTAGACTATGTCTTGCTATTTCCGAATTACTACTGACTTTTATGTACAGCCAAAGCTTATCAACCCTTCAACACCCACtggccacttatagattttactctgactaatgccagatgattttactcgtcaatgg from Montipora capricornis isolate CH-2021 chromosome 9, ASM3666992v2, whole genome shotgun sequence encodes:
- the LOC138015059 gene encoding glycerate kinase-like gives rise to the protein MAIASPIAMSFLCLTRAINLQGSSRCSLWRSRWLSHLSFNKDLQLKLKSDAQIIFKAALTAVSPQEMVKNNLSFHRNILSLEDREYAVNKNVSVVAFGKAVLGMAKAVEDILRDNITRGVASVPVGLPDAIKASGNKELIEKSILRDDSPITVLEGALNNLPDDKAYYAAGRIKQIAEDAGDDDILVVLISGGGSALLPFPVPGITLDEKLRTIKALASCGATIHELNVVRKNLSDLKGGKLAMAAFPAEVVSLILSDVIGDPLDIIASGPTVPDPSTPGDCLDVIKKLNAKKKIPDAVIKYLTQAEQSGGCTELDVFSHVQNVIVGSNRFAVEAALKRAKELEYAPIVLSTTLSGEARDVGCMFSDLAQLAWNGNVPQISPISEALLTDDIVNGVMSARNSNKPVCIIAAGETTVTLKGKGTGGRNQEMALALAIAVEKKFKDFGSKSDNKSKGGLVLLSAGTDGQDGPTLAAGAMADLHQVTEALNDGLDPEGFLQNNDSYSFYSKFKNGRDHLVTGLTGTNVMDIQILLVSPPEDDIHQI